The sequence TTGAGGAAATCAAAAATAATGTAAAGAATCTCAAAGACCAAGCCTTTAAACTAGAACAAGCTGGGGAAACAGTAAAAAAGGATTTTCAGAGTGAACTTTCGAAAACACTTCATAATAGCTACCTGATGGATTTTAAAACACGTGAGCTAGCTCAAGACTTCTTAGAGTCCCTACAATCTGGGTTTAAAGTTGGCTTATTTTTTTCGAAAAAGAAGACAGAAGAGGAACAGCAGCTTCGTGAAAATCTATTCTATGTAAAAGTAAAAGAACAGGTTCAAACTCAATTTGAGTGGCACCTTAAACAGCTTGCCCTCGCCGCTGTGCAAAAGTTTTTGCCGCAATCTGCAGAGCTTGCAGCAAAAGCCCAGCAAATTCAAGTATGTGTTCCAAAATCTCTGCTTAAATCGATCTATAAGAGCGGTGCTTCCTTATCAGGGCAGTATCTGCTGCAATATTCAAGCGATCTGGAAAATGAGGTCAAAAAGATTGTTCAGCGTGAAGCAAGAGACTTTTTAGATCTGCTTCTCTTAACATTTGAAGAGGATATTCAGCTTGAAAAACAAAAGATTTCAGCAAACATTCAAGCAGCAGAAAACGAATTGATCTTGCTTAAACAAATCGAAGCGATTCAAGAGAAAAAGTCACAGATGATTTGGCGCTGGCAAAAACATTTGCAATCAACTGATGAATTGACCATAAAAGAGTGGGAGCTGCAGCTCCGCAATCTGAAATCCTGGCTATTACAAACCCGAGACAACCATGATAGCGGAGACATAATAATTGCTGAACCAGAGATCGATCCAAGTACTTCTGACGCTAATGCTTCAGACCAGAAAGAACAGAAAGACACCTTTATACAGAATGATACACGCCTATATTCTATTGCTGACGTATTTGCACAGTTACCTGCTTTGAATTCTGTGGCAGAGTCTATCAAAGAAAAAGCCAATAGACTAATTGCTCATACCTATACCGTAACACTGTTTGGGGCGTTCAGTGCAGGGAAATCTTCCTTTATAAACGGTTTATTGGGGACAAAGTTGTTGCCGTCTTCTCCGAATCCAATGACGGCTGCTTTGACTGAAATAAAGGCACCTGGCAAGAATCAAATTGACCGATCTTTAGCTGTCCACTATAAGACAGAAGCGGAAATGACAGAAGAAATAGCAGAAATGCTAAAAATTCAAGCAGACATGGGAATAGAAGAGATATGGAAACTGGCCGCAAGTCAAACGGCTGCAACATCGCATCCTTTTTTACAGGCTTTTGTTGATGGATATCCAAATGTTAAGGGGAAATGGGGACTTCAAGAAAACGGTACTCTCGATCAACTGCCGATTTTTGCAGCGAAGGAATCAGTTTCATGTTTTATCAAGAAAATCGAAGTATTTCTTGATCATCCGTATACAAACGCAGGAATGATATTAGTCGATACCCCAGGATCAGATTCCTTAAATACAAGGCATACAGGTGTAGCTTTTGAACATATTAAAAATTCCGATGCAATTATCTATGTTACTTATTATCACCATGCCTTTGGAAAAGCCGATCGCGAATTCCTGATTCAATTAGGAAGAGTAAAAGATACCTTTAGCCTTGATAAGATGTTTTTTATCGTTAATGCCGCAGATTTAGCCGAAACAGAAGAAGAGAAAACAGCAGTAGTAGATTATGTGAAGCAGCAGCTGCTTGGCTATGGACTAAGAAATCCGCGTCTTTTCCCTGTATCGAGTGTCAATCGTTTGGCTAACCAGATTGAGGATAAAGATAATCGATGGGATGGTTTCACTTCGTTTTTAAGCAATTTCCAACCGTTTGTTGAGCAGGACTTAAAACAAGTTACTCGAGAGGGTGCCTGGAAAGAAGTCAGTCGCGGTATACAAATGTTAGAATCCTTTGTTGGACTCCAGAATAAGGGAGAGCAAGAAAAAGAATTGATTCAGCAAGGTTATGCTGAAAAACAATCTATCATTCTAAAAAAGCTTAAAAATGATCGTTCTAAGGTGTATGAAAGCCGCCTTAAGCAAGAGTGTAATGAGCTTTTACACTATGTTGGAAAAAGAGTAGCTCTCCGCTCACGAGACTTTTTCAAGGAAACGTTTAATCCCTCACTGCTCCAGGATGGAAAAGGTTCGATTAAACCAAAACTACAGGAGTCGCTGGATGAATGGCTAGAGTTAATAGACTTTGATTACACACAAGAATTACGGGCAACCTCATTAAGATTGGAAAAATTTTCAAACAAACTCATCCAAGATTTTTATAAAGAGGTATGTAACGATATTAATGAAATACTTGATATTCCATTTTCTGAACAAAGTCAGCAAAAATGGGAAACACCTGTTTTTGATAGTTTAAA is a genomic window of Bacillus oleivorans containing:
- a CDS encoding dynamin family protein codes for the protein MTTSANQSNLFIQYASPLYHLSNLTMAEQNEKLVYQIKGIMDRVIENKIYIAFCGHYSAGKSSLINQLFGKSILPSSPIPTSANTVKMKFGNEETAVIEYKNGEQMEQSPLDMEEVKRLCKDGREVQQVEIQTPYPNQLPKNLVFFDTPGIDSTDDAHQLATEGMLHLADIIFYMVDYHHVQSDINLQFIKQLNEQGKRVCLIVNQIDKHSEEEIPFQVFKASTEAAFKTGGARLERIFHTSLKIKNHPFSEWNEFYQFLIEIDRQKEDWLSHSFTVTMEQLTSEWERFVDDLFADQLTEINAKVSSRFVEEIKNNVKNLKDQAFKLEQAGETVKKDFQSELSKTLHNSYLMDFKTRELAQDFLESLQSGFKVGLFFSKKKTEEEQQLRENLFYVKVKEQVQTQFEWHLKQLALAAVQKFLPQSAELAAKAQQIQVCVPKSLLKSIYKSGASLSGQYLLQYSSDLENEVKKIVQREARDFLDLLLLTFEEDIQLEKQKISANIQAAENELILLKQIEAIQEKKSQMIWRWQKHLQSTDELTIKEWELQLRNLKSWLLQTRDNHDSGDIIIAEPEIDPSTSDANASDQKEQKDTFIQNDTRLYSIADVFAQLPALNSVAESIKEKANRLIAHTYTVTLFGAFSAGKSSFINGLLGTKLLPSSPNPMTAALTEIKAPGKNQIDRSLAVHYKTEAEMTEEIAEMLKIQADMGIEEIWKLAASQTAATSHPFLQAFVDGYPNVKGKWGLQENGTLDQLPIFAAKESVSCFIKKIEVFLDHPYTNAGMILVDTPGSDSLNTRHTGVAFEHIKNSDAIIYVTYYHHAFGKADREFLIQLGRVKDTFSLDKMFFIVNAADLAETEEEKTAVVDYVKQQLLGYGLRNPRLFPVSSVNRLANQIEDKDNRWDGFTSFLSNFQPFVEQDLKQVTREGAWKEVSRGIQMLESFVGLQNKGEQEKELIQQGYAEKQSIILKKLKNDRSKVYESRLKQECNELLHYVGKRVALRSRDFFKETFNPSLLQDGKGSIKPKLQESLDEWLELIDFDYTQELRATSLRLEKFSNKLIQDFYKEVCNDINEILDIPFSEQSQQKWETPVFDSLKYMLKDISFQPALQLYKNAKTFFEKNEKEKMLEKLLEIIEPFTVNYQNVQEALLIEAYGSLLLGAFEQMRAHLKDETEAFISGQISALSTDEPVAYESLLKQAQKLLEKG